The proteins below come from a single Serratia ficaria genomic window:
- the chiP gene encoding chitoporin ChiP, giving the protein MGTHGAQRKTLALAVAGALLGTGFAMAPGAKAAGFIDDSTLTGGIYYWQRERDRKDLDPTSDDYNKYTTNLSHSTANLSLDFASGYAWDMFGLDVGAFTAIELAESSASGHPNEIAFSSKNRTYDEDYSGDKGGISLYKAAGKFKYGPIWARAGYIQPSGQTLIAPHWSFMPGTYRGAEAGANFDYGDAGALSFSYMWADKYKAPWHIEMDDFRQNDKTTGVSYLHSLGAKYDFKNDLVLEAAFGQAEGYVNQYFTKASYKFDLLGNPLTTSYQFYGAEDRIGDKNDPNSIYDGLAWLQALTFGYTTGQFNWRLEGTMVKAEGNQGFFLQRMTPTYASSNGRLDVWWDNRSDFNANGEKAVYAGVMYDLSNWNLPGMAVGGSYVYAWDAKPSTNPIYDQSQRLKESAWSLDALYTIQEGRAKGTLLKLHYTQYDNHTNIPSWGGGYGNIFQDEKDVKFMVIAPFTIF; this is encoded by the coding sequence ATGGGTACGCACGGTGCTCAGCGTAAAACGCTGGCGCTCGCTGTCGCGGGCGCGCTGTTGGGAACAGGGTTTGCCATGGCCCCTGGGGCGAAAGCCGCAGGGTTTATCGATGATTCCACGCTGACCGGCGGCATTTATTACTGGCAACGTGAGCGTGACCGCAAAGATCTCGACCCGACCAGCGACGATTACAATAAATACACCACCAACCTGTCGCACTCCACCGCCAACCTGAGCCTGGACTTCGCCTCGGGCTACGCCTGGGACATGTTCGGTCTGGACGTCGGGGCCTTTACCGCTATCGAGCTGGCCGAGTCCAGCGCCAGCGGCCACCCGAATGAAATCGCCTTTTCCTCGAAAAACCGGACCTACGACGAAGACTATTCCGGCGATAAAGGCGGCATCAGCCTGTATAAAGCCGCCGGTAAATTCAAATACGGCCCGATCTGGGCGCGCGCCGGTTACATCCAACCCAGCGGCCAGACGCTGATCGCCCCGCACTGGAGCTTTATGCCGGGAACCTATCGCGGCGCGGAGGCGGGCGCCAACTTTGACTACGGCGACGCCGGCGCTCTGAGCTTCTCCTACATGTGGGCGGACAAATACAAGGCGCCGTGGCATATCGAGATGGATGACTTCCGCCAAAACGATAAAACAACCGGCGTCTCCTATCTGCACTCTTTGGGCGCCAAGTACGACTTCAAAAACGATCTGGTGTTGGAAGCCGCCTTTGGTCAGGCGGAAGGCTATGTGAATCAGTATTTCACCAAGGCATCCTACAAATTCGACCTGCTGGGCAATCCGCTGACCACCAGCTACCAGTTCTACGGTGCGGAAGACCGCATCGGCGACAAGAACGATCCGAACAGCATCTACGACGGCCTGGCCTGGCTGCAGGCACTGACCTTCGGCTATACCACCGGTCAGTTCAACTGGCGTCTGGAAGGCACCATGGTCAAGGCGGAAGGCAATCAGGGCTTCTTCCTGCAGCGCATGACGCCGACCTACGCCTCTTCCAACGGCCGCCTCGACGTGTGGTGGGATAACCGCTCCGACTTCAACGCCAACGGCGAGAAGGCGGTCTACGCCGGCGTGATGTACGACCTGAGCAACTGGAACCTGCCGGGCATGGCGGTCGGCGGCTCCTACGTCTACGCCTGGGACGCCAAGCCGAGCACCAACCCGATTTACGATCAGAGCCAGCGCCTGAAAGAGAGCGCCTGGAGCCTGGACGCGCTGTACACCATCCAGGAAGGGCGCGCCAAAGGCACGCTGCTCAAGCTGCACTACACCCAATACGATAACCACACCAATATCCCGAGCTGGGGCGGCGGTTACGGCAACATCTTCCAGGACGAGAAAGACGTCAAATTTATGGTCATCGCGCCATTCACCATTTTCTGA
- the chiQ gene encoding ChiQ/YbfN family lipoprotein: MKKIMLILAAAAALSACAQPAAPPEDAKLKQAYSACINTAEGSPEKLQSCRAVLNVLKQEKRHRQFAEKETVRVMDYQNCLQAVHSGNGQAYDARCGKIWQEIRDNNN; encoded by the coding sequence ATGAAAAAAATCATGCTGATATTGGCCGCCGCCGCTGCGCTGAGCGCCTGCGCGCAACCGGCCGCGCCGCCGGAAGACGCCAAACTGAAACAGGCCTACAGCGCCTGCATCAATACCGCAGAGGGATCGCCGGAAAAACTGCAGTCGTGCCGGGCGGTGCTGAACGTGCTGAAGCAAGAGAAACGGCACCGGCAGTTCGCCGAGAAAGAAACGGTGCGGGTGATGGATTATCAGAACTGCCTTCAGGCGGTGCACAGCGGCAACGGTCAGGCGTATGACGCCAGGTGCGGCAAGATTTGGCAAGAGATCCGCGACAACAACAATTAA
- a CDS encoding beta-N-acetylhexosaminidase: MNRFKLSALAALTATLGLFGGAGNALANQQLVDQLSQLKLNVKMVDNRAADGGLDCAALGADWAACNRVLITLSNDGQAITGGDWAIYFHSARQTLQVDNEQFRITHLTGDLYKLEPTATFSGFPAGQAVTIPIVAEYWQLFKTDFVPRWYAASGDAKPKILRNTDTEDLSRFVAPFTGDQWKRTKDDNNVLMTPASRFINNAALKTLPAAALRGQIVPTPREVKVHPQDVDLSKGVALDLSALAKPAAEAVGQRFALLGVAANAQGYPINTAIQPGRFKGPLAVSGAYELKIGRQEARVIGFDQAGVFNGLQSILSLVPSDGGSDIATLDAKDAPRFPYRGIFLDVARNFHHKDAVLRLLDQMAAYKLNKFHFHLSDDEGWRIEIPGLPELTDVGGRRCHDLSETACLLPQYGQGPEAYGGFFSRQDYIDIVKYAQARQIEVIPEIDMPAHARAAVVSMEARYKKLHAAGKEREANEFRLVDPTDTSNTTSVQYFNRQSYLNPCLDSSKRFVDKVIGEIAQMHREAGQPLNTWHFGGDEAKNIRLGAGYTDRLKPEAGKGIIDQSKEDKPWAKSRVCQAMIEDGKVADMAHLPSYFGLEVSQLVKAHGIGRMQAWQDGLKDAQDAGAFATPRVGVNFWDTLYWGGFDSANDWANKGYEVIISNPDYVYMDFPYEVNPDERGYYWGTRFSDERKMFSFAPDNLPQNAETSVDRDGNRFTARSDKPWPGAYGISAQLWSETQRTDPQMEYMIFPRSLSVAERAWHRASWEQDYRAGREYRGGKTHFVDGKALDQDWLRFANLLGQRELAKLDKGGVSYRLPVPGARVTGGKLEANISLPGLGIEYSTDGGKQWQRYDANAGPAVSGEVLVRAVSPDGKRYSRAEKV, translated from the coding sequence ATGAACCGATTCAAACTGAGTGCGCTTGCCGCGCTGACGGCAACCCTTGGGCTGTTTGGCGGCGCGGGGAATGCGCTGGCCAATCAGCAGCTGGTGGATCAACTGAGCCAGCTGAAGCTGAATGTGAAAATGGTCGACAACCGCGCCGCCGACGGCGGCCTGGACTGCGCCGCGTTGGGCGCCGACTGGGCGGCGTGCAATCGGGTATTGATCACCCTGAGCAACGACGGCCAGGCGATCACCGGCGGCGACTGGGCGATTTATTTCCACAGCGCGCGCCAAACCCTGCAGGTGGATAACGAACAATTCAGGATAACGCACCTGACCGGCGATCTGTACAAACTGGAGCCGACCGCGACGTTCAGCGGTTTCCCGGCAGGGCAGGCGGTGACCATCCCGATCGTCGCCGAATACTGGCAACTGTTTAAAACCGATTTCGTACCGCGCTGGTACGCCGCGTCCGGCGACGCCAAACCGAAAATTCTGCGCAATACCGATACCGAAGATCTGAGCCGCTTCGTGGCGCCCTTTACCGGCGACCAGTGGAAGCGCACCAAGGACGACAACAACGTTCTGATGACGCCGGCTTCGCGCTTTATCAACAACGCCGCGCTGAAAACCCTGCCGGCCGCCGCGCTGCGCGGCCAGATTGTGCCGACGCCGCGGGAGGTGAAGGTGCATCCGCAGGATGTCGACCTGAGCAAGGGCGTGGCGCTGGATTTGAGCGCGCTGGCCAAACCGGCGGCCGAGGCCGTAGGCCAGCGCTTCGCGCTGCTGGGCGTGGCCGCTAACGCGCAGGGCTATCCGATCAACACCGCGATCCAACCGGGCAGGTTCAAAGGCCCGCTGGCGGTGTCGGGCGCCTATGAGCTGAAAATCGGCAGGCAGGAAGCGCGCGTGATCGGCTTCGATCAGGCGGGGGTATTCAACGGGCTGCAGTCGATCCTGTCGCTGGTGCCGAGCGATGGCGGCAGCGACATCGCCACGTTGGACGCCAAAGACGCGCCGCGTTTCCCGTATCGCGGCATCTTTCTCGACGTGGCGCGCAACTTCCATCATAAAGACGCGGTGCTGCGCCTGCTGGATCAGATGGCGGCCTACAAGCTGAATAAATTCCACTTCCACCTGAGCGACGACGAAGGCTGGCGCATCGAAATCCCGGGCCTGCCTGAACTGACCGACGTCGGGGGCCGGCGCTGCCACGACCTGAGCGAAACCGCCTGCCTGCTGCCGCAGTATGGCCAGGGGCCGGAGGCATACGGCGGCTTCTTCTCCCGGCAGGACTATATCGACATCGTCAAATACGCGCAGGCGCGCCAGATTGAGGTGATCCCGGAAATCGACATGCCGGCGCACGCGCGCGCGGCGGTGGTTTCCATGGAGGCGCGTTACAAAAAACTGCATGCGGCGGGCAAAGAGCGCGAGGCCAACGAGTTCCGCCTGGTCGATCCGACCGATACTTCCAACACGACTTCGGTGCAGTACTTCAACCGCCAGAGCTATCTGAACCCGTGCCTGGACTCCTCCAAACGCTTTGTCGACAAGGTGATCGGCGAGATTGCCCAAATGCATCGAGAGGCCGGCCAGCCGTTGAACACCTGGCATTTCGGCGGTGACGAAGCGAAAAATATTCGCCTGGGGGCGGGGTATACCGATCGCCTGAAACCTGAAGCGGGCAAGGGCATAATCGACCAGAGCAAGGAAGACAAGCCCTGGGCGAAATCCCGGGTGTGCCAGGCGATGATCGAAGACGGCAAGGTGGCCGATATGGCGCATCTGCCGAGCTACTTCGGGCTGGAGGTCAGCCAACTGGTGAAGGCGCACGGCATCGGCAGAATGCAGGCCTGGCAGGATGGCCTGAAAGATGCGCAGGACGCCGGCGCGTTCGCCACGCCGCGCGTGGGCGTGAACTTCTGGGACACCCTGTACTGGGGCGGTTTCGACAGCGCCAATGACTGGGCGAACAAGGGCTACGAGGTGATCATCTCCAACCCGGATTACGTTTATATGGACTTCCCTTACGAGGTGAATCCGGACGAGCGCGGTTATTACTGGGGCACCCGCTTCAGCGACGAACGGAAGATGTTCAGCTTCGCGCCGGACAACCTGCCGCAGAACGCCGAAACCTCGGTGGACCGCGACGGCAATCGCTTCACCGCCAGAAGCGACAAACCCTGGCCGGGCGCCTACGGCATCTCCGCCCAGCTGTGGAGCGAAACCCAGCGCACCGACCCGCAAATGGAATACATGATCTTCCCGCGTTCGCTGTCGGTAGCCGAACGCGCCTGGCATCGCGCCTCCTGGGAGCAGGATTACCGGGCCGGCCGCGAGTACCGGGGCGGGAAAACGCACTTTGTCGACGGCAAGGCTCTGGATCAGGACTGGCTGCGCTTCGCCAACCTGCTCGGCCAGCGCGAGCTGGCCAAGCTGGACAAGGGCGGCGTCAGCTATCGCCTGCCGGTGCCGGGCGCGCGCGTCACCGGCGGCAAGCTGGAGGCGAATATCTCTCTGCCGGGGCTGGGCATCGAGTACTCCACCGACGGCGGTAAGCAATGGCAGCGCTATGACGCCAACGCCGGGCCGGCGGTCTCCGGCGAGGTGCTGGTGCGTGCGGTCAGCCCGGACGGCAAGCGTTACAGCCGCGCCGAGAAGGTTTAA
- the fur gene encoding ferric iron uptake transcriptional regulator yields the protein MTDNNTALKKAGLKVTLPRLKILEVLQNPECHHVSAEDLYKKLIDMGEEIGLATVYRVLNQFDDAGIVTRHNFEGGKSVFELTQQHHHDHLICLDCGKVIEFRDESIEARQRDIAKQHGIKLTNHSLYLYGHCETGDCREDDTLHDAK from the coding sequence ATGACTGACAACAACACCGCATTGAAGAAGGCCGGCTTAAAAGTCACGCTTCCGCGACTCAAAATCCTGGAAGTACTGCAAAATCCGGAATGCCATCACGTCAGTGCGGAAGATTTGTATAAAAAACTGATAGATATGGGCGAAGAAATCGGACTGGCGACGGTTTACCGCGTGCTGAACCAGTTTGATGATGCGGGCATTGTGACTCGTCACAATTTCGAAGGCGGCAAGTCCGTATTCGAACTGACCCAGCAGCACCACCACGATCACCTGATCTGCCTGGACTGCGGCAAAGTGATCGAATTCAGAGATGAATCGATCGAAGCGCGTCAGCGCGACATCGCCAAGCAACACGGCATCAAACTCACCAACCACAGCCTGTACCTGTACGGCCACTGTGAAACCGGTGACTGCCGCGAAGACGATACGCTGCACGACGCCAAGTAA
- the fldA gene encoding flavodoxin FldA — protein sequence MATVGIFFGSDTGNTENIAKMIQKILQKQFGDEVSEVHDIAKSSKEDLEGFDILLLGIPTWYYGEAQCDWDDFFPTLEEVDFNGKLVALFGCGDQEDYAEYFCDAMGTIRDIIEPHGAAIVGHWPTKGYHFEASKGLADDDHFIGLAIDEDRQPELTNERVEAWVKQIVEELSLADIVG from the coding sequence ATGGCTACTGTAGGCATTTTCTTTGGCAGCGACACTGGCAATACCGAAAACATTGCCAAAATGATCCAGAAAATTCTCCAGAAACAGTTTGGCGACGAGGTGTCTGAAGTGCACGACATCGCCAAAAGCAGCAAAGAGGATCTGGAAGGTTTCGATATCCTGCTGCTGGGTATCCCAACCTGGTACTACGGTGAAGCGCAGTGCGACTGGGATGACTTTTTCCCGACGCTGGAAGAAGTCGACTTCAACGGCAAGCTGGTTGCGCTGTTCGGCTGCGGCGACCAGGAAGACTACGCGGAATACTTCTGTGATGCGATGGGCACCATCCGCGACATCATCGAACCCCACGGCGCCGCCATCGTCGGCCACTGGCCAACCAAGGGCTACCATTTCGAAGCGTCCAAGGGCCTGGCGGACGACGACCACTTCATCGGCCTGGCTATCGACGAAGATCGCCAACCGGAGCTGACCAACGAACGTGTCGAAGCCTGGGTCAAACAGATCGTCGAAGAACTGAGCCTGGCCGACATCGTCGGCTGA
- the ybfE gene encoding LexA regulated protein: MAKEQTDRTTLDLFADERRPGRPKTNPLSRDEQLRINKRNQLRRDKVRGLRRVELKINADAVDALNKLAEQRNISRSELIEQMLLAQLAEEQPEH, translated from the coding sequence ATGGCAAAAGAACAAACGGATCGCACGACGCTGGATCTGTTCGCAGATGAACGCCGTCCGGGGCGCCCGAAAACCAACCCGCTATCCCGCGATGAACAGCTTAGAATCAATAAGCGCAATCAGCTGCGGCGCGATAAAGTACGTGGATTGCGGCGCGTGGAGTTGAAAATCAACGCGGATGCGGTGGACGCCCTGAACAAACTGGCGGAACAGCGCAATATCAGCCGCAGCGAGCTCATTGAGCAAATGCTGCTGGCGCAGCTGGCGGAAGAACAGCCAGAACATTGA
- the ybfF gene encoding esterase: MNFAMKLHYQLLAAESDALPVLLIHGLFGNLDNLGVLARDLNRRHSVIKVDLRNHGLSPRSAEMTYPAMAQDLLTLLDDLQLEKVIVIGHSMGGKAAMALTAIAPERIDKLIVIDVAPVDYRTRRHDEIFAALKAVSAAGITQRQQAAQLMRDYLQEEGVIQFLLKSFHNGEWRFNLPVLIAQYENVTGWQEVPAWPHPTLFIRGGLSPYVQDGYRADIARQFPLARAHVVAGTGHWVHAEKPEAVLRAIHRFLGEA; encoded by the coding sequence ATGAACTTCGCCATGAAATTACATTATCAACTGCTGGCCGCCGAGTCGGACGCCCTGCCGGTGCTGCTGATCCACGGCCTGTTCGGCAATCTGGACAACCTGGGCGTGCTGGCGCGCGACCTGAACCGGCGCCACAGCGTCATCAAGGTCGATCTGCGCAACCATGGCCTGTCGCCGCGTTCCGCAGAGATGACCTACCCGGCCATGGCGCAGGATCTGCTGACGCTGCTCGACGACCTGCAGCTGGAGAAAGTCATCGTCATCGGCCATTCGATGGGCGGCAAAGCGGCGATGGCGCTGACCGCCATTGCGCCGGAGCGCATCGACAAGCTGATCGTCATCGACGTGGCGCCGGTGGATTACCGCACCCGCCGCCACGATGAGATTTTCGCCGCGCTGAAGGCCGTGAGCGCCGCCGGCATTACCCAGCGCCAACAGGCCGCCCAGCTGATGCGCGATTATCTGCAGGAAGAAGGGGTGATCCAGTTTCTGCTGAAATCCTTCCACAACGGCGAATGGCGTTTCAACCTGCCGGTGTTGATCGCGCAGTACGAAAACGTCACCGGCTGGCAGGAGGTGCCCGCCTGGCCGCACCCGACGCTGTTCATCCGCGGCGGGCTGTCGCCCTACGTGCAGGACGGTTACCGCGCCGACATCGCGCGCCAGTTCCCGCTGGCCCGCGCGCACGTGGTGGCGGGAACCGGGCACTGGGTGCACGCCGAAAAACCGGAAGCGGTGCTGCGCGCCATCCACCGTTTTCTCGGCGAAGCCTGA
- the seqA gene encoding replication initiation negative regulator SeqA, whose amino-acid sequence MKTIEVDEELYRYIASHTQHIGESASDILRRMLKFTAGQPVRSVPAAGAQSAELEKAAPAQRPRDRVRAVRELLLSDEYAEQNKAVNRFMLVLSTLYTLDAAGFAAATDALHGRTRTYFAGDQQTLLANGTHTKPKHVPGTPYWVITNTNTGRKRSMIEHIMQAMQFPAELIEKVCGTV is encoded by the coding sequence ATGAAAACTATTGAAGTCGACGAAGAGCTTTACCGTTATATTGCCAGCCACACGCAACACATCGGTGAGAGCGCGTCCGATATTTTACGCCGCATGTTGAAATTTACCGCAGGCCAACCGGTACGCTCCGTACCCGCCGCCGGCGCTCAGTCCGCCGAGTTGGAAAAGGCGGCGCCCGCGCAGCGCCCGCGCGATCGCGTGCGCGCCGTGCGTGAGCTGCTGCTGTCGGATGAGTACGCCGAGCAGAATAAGGCCGTTAACCGTTTTATGCTGGTGCTGTCCACGCTCTATACCCTCGATGCCGCCGGCTTTGCCGCCGCCACCGATGCGTTGCACGGCCGTACCCGCACCTACTTTGCCGGCGATCAGCAAACCCTGCTGGCCAACGGTACGCATACCAAGCCGAAACACGTTCCGGGCACCCCTTATTGGGTGATTACCAATACCAATACCGGCCGCAAACGCAGCATGATTGAACACATCATGCAGGCCATGCAGTTCCCGGCGGAACTGATAGAGAAAGTTTGCGGCACCGTCTAA
- the pgm gene encoding phosphoglucomutase (alpha-D-glucose-1,6-bisphosphate-dependent), giving the protein MANSPRAGQPARQSDLINVAQLTSQYYVLQPEAGNAAHAVKFGTSGHRGSALRHSFNEAHILAIAQAIAEVRRQQGTTGPCYVGKDTHALSEPAFISVLEVLTANGVDVVVQENNGFTPTPAVSHAILCHNRQGGAQADGIVITPSHNPPEDGGIKYNPPNGGPADTNLTSVIEKRANELLAQQLKGVQRQSLDKAWNSGHLHAKDLVQPYVEGLVDVVDMPAIQRAGLKLGVDPLGGSGIAYWQRVAEHYQLDLTLVNDSIDQTFRFMHLDHDGIIRMDCSSESAMAGLLALRDKFDLAFANDPDYDRHGIVTPKGLMNPNHYLAVAINYLFQHRPQWGADVAVGKTLVSSAMIDRVVADLGRKLVEVPVGFKWFVDGLFDGSFGFGGEESAGASFLRFNGTPWSTDKDGIIMCLLAAEITAVTGENPQHHYDDLAKRFGAPSYNRIQAPASHAQKAALSKLSPEMVKASTLGGDPITARLTSAPGNGASIGGLKVMTDNGWFAARPSGTEEAYKIYCESFLGAEHREKIEHEAVEIVSEVLASAK; this is encoded by the coding sequence ATGGCGAATAGTCCACGTGCCGGGCAGCCCGCCCGGCAAAGCGATTTGATCAACGTAGCCCAGCTTACGTCGCAGTACTATGTGCTGCAGCCGGAAGCGGGCAACGCCGCCCACGCGGTGAAATTCGGGACATCCGGTCACCGCGGCAGCGCGCTGCGCCACAGTTTTAATGAAGCGCACATTCTCGCCATCGCGCAGGCGATCGCCGAAGTTCGCCGTCAGCAGGGCACTACCGGTCCGTGCTACGTCGGCAAGGATACCCATGCGCTGTCGGAGCCGGCCTTCATTTCGGTGCTGGAAGTGCTGACCGCCAACGGCGTCGACGTGGTCGTGCAGGAAAACAACGGCTTCACGCCAACGCCGGCGGTATCGCACGCCATCCTGTGCCACAACCGCCAGGGCGGGGCGCAGGCCGACGGCATCGTCATTACCCCTTCCCATAACCCACCGGAAGACGGCGGCATCAAGTACAACCCGCCGAACGGCGGCCCGGCCGACACCAACCTGACCTCGGTGATTGAAAAGCGCGCCAACGAACTGCTGGCGCAGCAGTTGAAGGGCGTTCAGCGTCAGTCGCTGGACAAGGCCTGGAACAGCGGCCATCTGCACGCCAAAGATCTGGTGCAGCCGTACGTTGAAGGGCTGGTCGACGTCGTCGACATGCCCGCCATCCAGCGCGCCGGCCTGAAGCTGGGCGTGGATCCGCTCGGCGGCTCCGGCATCGCTTACTGGCAGCGCGTGGCCGAGCATTACCAGCTGGACCTGACGCTGGTGAACGATTCCATCGATCAGACCTTCCGCTTTATGCATCTGGATCACGACGGCATCATTCGCATGGATTGCTCTTCCGAGTCGGCGATGGCCGGGCTACTGGCGCTGCGCGACAAGTTCGATTTGGCGTTCGCCAACGATCCGGATTACGACCGCCACGGCATCGTGACGCCGAAGGGCCTGATGAACCCGAACCATTATCTGGCGGTGGCCATCAACTACCTGTTCCAGCATCGCCCGCAGTGGGGCGCCGACGTGGCGGTAGGCAAAACGCTGGTGTCCAGCGCGATGATCGACCGCGTGGTGGCCGACCTCGGCCGCAAGCTGGTGGAAGTGCCGGTCGGTTTCAAGTGGTTCGTTGACGGCCTGTTCGACGGCAGCTTCGGCTTCGGCGGCGAAGAGAGCGCCGGGGCATCGTTCCTGCGCTTCAACGGCACGCCGTGGTCGACCGACAAGGACGGCATCATCATGTGCCTGCTGGCGGCGGAAATCACCGCGGTTACCGGCGAGAACCCGCAGCATCATTACGACGATCTGGCCAAGCGCTTTGGCGCGCCAAGCTATAACCGCATCCAGGCGCCGGCCAGCCACGCGCAAAAAGCCGCGTTGTCCAAGCTGTCGCCGGAGATGGTCAAGGCCAGCACGCTGGGCGGTGATCCTATCACCGCGCGTCTGACCAGCGCGCCGGGCAACGGCGCGTCGATTGGCGGCCTGAAAGTGATGACCGACAACGGCTGGTTCGCCGCCCGTCCTTCAGGCACCGAAGAGGCCTACAAGATTTACTGCGAGAGCTTTCTGGGTGCCGAGCACCGCGAGAAGATCGAACATGAGGCGGTAGAGATCGTCAGCGAAGTCCTGGCTTCCGCGAAATAA
- a CDS encoding PadR family transcriptional regulator yields the protein MFHRLGLHRHRHPECEQGHGRHRGGRHRFGGEGETRGRGGRHRMFEHGDLRLVLLALVARKPSHGYELIKAIDEASSGLYVPSPGVIYPTLTLLEEQDFLAPITTGNGRKSYQITAAGQSELQKHQQVVDVILARLAGAGRERHPQGNLAEGIFDAMHRLRSLLRGNVMRADLTPQQVERINAALLTAVAAIEREMNIKPAEQEND from the coding sequence ATGTTTCATCGATTAGGTTTACACCGTCATCGGCACCCTGAGTGCGAACAGGGCCACGGCCGTCATCGCGGCGGGCGCCATCGTTTTGGCGGCGAAGGGGAAACGCGCGGTCGCGGCGGGCGTCACCGCATGTTCGAGCACGGCGATCTGCGCCTGGTGTTGCTGGCGTTGGTGGCGCGCAAGCCCAGCCACGGCTACGAGCTGATCAAGGCGATCGACGAGGCGTCTTCCGGGCTGTACGTGCCGAGCCCGGGGGTGATTTATCCCACCCTGACGCTGCTGGAAGAGCAGGATTTCCTCGCGCCGATCACCACCGGCAACGGCCGCAAAAGCTATCAGATCACCGCGGCGGGCCAGAGCGAGCTGCAAAAGCATCAGCAGGTGGTCGACGTGATCCTGGCCCGCTTGGCCGGCGCCGGGCGCGAGCGGCACCCGCAGGGCAATCTGGCGGAAGGGATCTTCGACGCGATGCATCGCCTGCGCAGCCTGCTGCGCGGCAACGTGATGCGCGCCGACCTTACGCCGCAGCAGGTGGAACGCATCAATGCGGCCTTGCTGACCGCCGTCGCGGCGATTGAGCGCGAAATGAACATCAAACCCGCAGAACAGGAGAACGACTGA
- a CDS encoding DUF3861 domain-containing protein — protein sequence MPGHRFKITVEALSDRQGNPVEKAPLSFEVENHDDILGIVERIQAREDLNFGPRQSAAFAVGLKLFSEVMIENRKHPVFAPLREAFKAFMIGLKKGP from the coding sequence ATGCCCGGCCACCGTTTTAAAATCACCGTAGAAGCCCTGAGCGATCGCCAGGGCAACCCGGTAGAGAAAGCGCCGTTGAGTTTTGAAGTGGAGAATCACGACGATATTCTCGGCATCGTCGAACGCATCCAGGCGCGAGAGGACCTGAACTTCGGCCCCCGGCAAAGCGCGGCCTTCGCCGTTGGGCTGAAGCTGTTCTCCGAAGTGATGATCGAAAACCGCAAGCACCCGGTGTTCGCCCCGCTGCGCGAGGCGTTCAAGGCGTTTATGATCGGCTTGAAAAAGGGGCCTTAA
- the kdpE gene encoding two-component system response regulator KdpE yields MSTTPTNILIVEDEKEIRRFVRTALESEGLRVFESETLQRGLIEAGTRKPDLIILDLGLPDGDGLNYIRDLRQWSAIPVIVLSARNAEEDKIAALDAGADDYLSKPFGIGELLARVRVALRRHSASLQESPLVSFSAITVDLINRRVLRNDEDLHLTPIEFRLLAELLANSGKVITQRQLLSHVWGPNYVEHSHYLRIYMGHLRQKLEVDPARPRHLLTETGVGYRFMP; encoded by the coding sequence GTGAGCACAACGCCAACCAACATTCTGATTGTCGAGGATGAAAAAGAGATCCGCCGCTTCGTGCGCACCGCGCTGGAAAGCGAGGGCCTGCGGGTATTTGAGAGCGAAACGCTGCAGCGCGGGCTGATTGAAGCCGGTACGCGCAAGCCGGACCTGATCATTCTGGATTTGGGGTTGCCGGACGGCGACGGGTTGAACTATATCCGCGATCTGCGGCAATGGAGCGCCATTCCGGTGATCGTGCTGTCGGCGCGCAACGCGGAAGAAGACAAGATCGCCGCGCTGGACGCCGGAGCGGATGATTACCTCAGCAAACCGTTCGGCATCGGCGAACTGCTGGCGCGGGTGCGGGTGGCGCTGCGCCGCCATTCTGCCAGCCTGCAGGAAAGCCCGTTGGTCAGCTTTTCGGCCATCACCGTCGATCTGATCAACCGCCGGGTGCTGCGCAACGATGAAGATCTGCACCTGACGCCGATTGAGTTCCGGCTGCTGGCCGAACTGCTGGCCAATTCAGGCAAGGTGATCACCCAGCGCCAGCTGCTGAGCCACGTCTGGGGCCCCAACTACGTGGAACACAGCCATTACCTGCGCATCTATATGGGCCATCTGCGGCAAAAGCTGGAGGTCGATCCGGCGCGCCCCCGGCATCTGCTGACCGAGACCGGCGTCGGTTACCGCTTTATGCCTTAA